The Syngnathus typhle isolate RoL2023-S1 ecotype Sweden linkage group LG6, RoL_Styp_1.0, whole genome shotgun sequence genome has a window encoding:
- the LOC133155969 gene encoding nucleotidyltransferase MB21D2 — protein MAAPALSSRAGSAGSLGNSPTMAATGRLPHGSSGVGPELDFRSAARMEDLNRLIQEFSKHDQREYDDQRALEIHTAKDFIFSMLGMVQKLDQKLPVANEYLLLSGGVREGVVDMDPDELSVYARGADYDMDFTLLVPALKLHDRNQPVTLDMRHSALGHSWLSLRLFDEGTISKWKDCCTVVEHISGAANYFFSPTLVADWFYQAVSLVLLEVQKKPQRGVPRVEKVERNGTVVSVILGVGSSRMLYDVVPVVSFKGWPAVAQSWLMENHFWDGKITEEEVISGFYLVPACSHKGRRENEWRLSFARSEVQLKKCISPGLMQAYQACKAIIVKLLSRPKAVSPYHLRSVMLWACDRLPANYLAQDDFAAHFLLGLIDDLQHCLVNKTCPNYFIPQCNMLEHLSDDTAVLHARKLSSVRSDPAEHLRTTIEHAKAANRLTVELQWRGSTGNLPSPQSDAGGENQPDDRLAKKLQQLVTENPGKSISVFINPDDVTRPHFRIDDKFF, from the exons ATGGCCGCCCCCGCTCTCTCCAGTCGCGCCGGCTCTGCGGGAAGCCTCGGGAACAGCCCAACCATGGCCGCCACCGGCAGGCTGCCCCACGGCAGCAGCGGCGTCGGCCCCGAGTTGGACTTCAGGTCGGCGGCCCGCATGGAGGACTTGAACAGGCTCATCCAGGAGTTCAGCAAACACGACCAGCGCGAGTACGACGATCAGCGGGCTCTGGAGATACACACGGCTAAGGATTTCATCTTCTCCATGCTAG GAATGGTCCAAAAGCTGGACCAGAAGCTCCCTGTGGCCAACGAGTACCTGCTGCTGTCGGGTGGCGTACGCGAAGGCGTGGTGGACATGGATCCGGACGAGCTGAGTGTGTATGCGCGTGGTGCCGACTACGACATGGACTTTACGCTGCTGGTACCGGCGCTTAAGCTGCACGACCGCAACCAGCCGGTCACGCTGGACATGAGGCACTCAGCGCTGGGACACTCCTGGCTCAGCCTGCGGCTATTTGACGAGGGCACCATTAGCAAGTGGAAGGACTGCTGCACGGTGGTGGAGCACATCAGCGGAGCAGCAAACTACTTCTTCTCGCCCACCTTGGTGGCCGACTGGTTCTACCAGGCCGTCTCGCTGGTGCTTCTGGAG GTACAGAAGAAGCCGCAGAGGGGGGTACCCCGAGTGGAGAAGGTGGAGCGCAACGGCACGGTGGTGTCGGTCATCCTCGGCGTGGGCAGCAGCCGCATGCTCTACGACGTCGTCCCCGTGGTGTCCTTCAAGGGCTGGCCGGCCGTGGCGCAAAGCTGGCTGATGGAGAACCACTTCTGGGACGGCAAGATCACAGAGGAGGAGGTGATCAGCGGCTTCTACCTGGTGCCCGCCTGCTCGCACAAGGGCCGGCGGGAGAACGAGTGGCGCCTGTCGTTCGCCCGCAGCGAGGTGCAGCTGAAGAAGTGCATCTCGCCCGGCCTCATGCAGGCGTACCAGGCGTGCAAGGCCATCATCGTCAAGCTGCTGTCACGTCCCAAGGCGGTGAGCCCCTACCACTTGCGCAGCGTCATGCTGTGGGCCTGCGACCGACTGCCCGCCAACTACCTGGCGCAGGACGACTTCGCCGCCCACTTCCTGCTGGGTCTGATCGACGACCTGCAGCACTGCTTGGTCAACAAGACCTGCCCCAACTACTTCATCCCGCAGTGCAACATGCTGGAGCACCTGTCGGACGACACGGCCGTTCTGCACGCCCGCAAGCTCTCGTCGGTGCGCTCCGACCCGGCCGAACACCTGCGCACCACCATTGAGCACGCCAAGGCCGCCAACAGGCTGACGGTGGAGCTGCAGTGGCGCGGCAGCACCGGCAACCTGCCGTCGCCGCAGTCGGACGCGGGCGGGGAGAACCAGCCCGACGACCGCCTGGCCAAGAAGCTTCAGCAACTGGTCACGGAGAACCCCGGGAAGTCCATCTCGGTCTTCATCAACCCGGATGATGTCACGCGGCCGCACTTCCGCATCGATGACAAGTTcttctaa
- the gpr4 gene encoding G-protein coupled receptor 4, whose product MCNISFCNVDSKVDQYFQPTLYIIVMVLGLPTNCLALWAAYMQVRQHNELGVYLINLSVADLLYIGTLPLWIDYFLQRDDWIHGPESCKLFGFIFYTNIYVSIAFLCCISLDRYLAVAYPLRFVKVRRVKTAILVSATVWLMEIVANSAPLFHDELFQGRFNHTFCFEKYPMQDWVAGMNLYRIFLGFLAPWAAMLVAYRGILAAVRCNVSTERQEKAKIQRLALSLILIVLLCFGPYHVLLLVRSVMFLRKPCDCGSEERLFPAYHVTLALTSLNCVADPILYCFVNEGARHDVGRALSALMSAACRRGSFSPSQADVLNGASVTLETPLAAKKQPCGYADGGQAAGYKMEVVALKEECLQMSILAGRQ is encoded by the exons ATGTGCAACATCTCCTTCTGTAATGTGGACAGCAAGGTGGATCAGTACTTCCAGCCCACGCTCTACATCATCGTCATGGTGCTGGGCCTGCCCACCAACTGCTTGGCCTTGTGGGCCGCCTACATGCAG GTGCGGCAACACAACGAGCTGGGCGTGTACCTGATTAATCTGTCCGTGGCGGACCTGCTGTACATCGGAACGCTGCCGCTGTGGATCGACTACTTCCTGCAGCGCGACGATTGGATCCACGGCCCGGAGAGCTGCAAACTTTTTGGCTTTATCTTCTACACCAACATCTACGTCAGCATCGCTTTCCTCTGCTGCATCTCGCTGGACCGCTACCTGGCGGTGGCTTACCCATTACGGTTTGTCAAGGTGCGACGTGTCAAGACAG CAATCCTGGTCAGCGCCACAGTGTGGCTCATGGAAATCGTAGCCAACTCGGCGCCTCTCTTCCACGACGAGCTCTTCCAGGGCCGCTTCAACCACACCTTCTGCTTCGAAAAGTACCCCATGCAGGACTGGGTGGCGGGCATGAACCTGTACCGGATCTTCTTGGGCTTCCTGGCTCCGTGGGCCGCCATGCTGGTGGCCTACCGTGGCATCCTGGCCGCCGTACGTTGCAACGTCTCCACCGAACGGCAGGAGAAAGCCAAGATCCAGCGGCTGGCGCTGAGTCTGATTCTAATCGTGTTGCTCTGCTTCGGCCCGTACCACGTCCTCCTGCTGGTGCGGAGCGTGATGTTTCTTCGGAAGCCGTGCGACTGCGGTTCGGAGGAACGCTTATTCCCCGCCTACCACGTCACGCTGGCGCTCACCAGCCTCAACTGTGTCGCCGACCCCATTTTGTACTGCTTCGTCAACGAGGGCGCCAGGCACGACGTGGGCCGAGCTCTTTCCGCTCTGATGTCGGCGGCGTGCCGCAGGGGTTCCTTCTCGCCGTCGCAGGCCGACGTGCTCAACGGCGCCTCCGTCACCTTGGAAACGCCCCTGGCGGCCAAGAAGCAGCCGTGCGGCTACGCCGACGGCGGCCAGGCCGCCGGATACAAAATGGAAGTGGTGGCGCTCAAGGAGGAATGTCTGCAGATGAGCATACTCGCGGGCAGACAGTGA